One genomic segment of Odocoileus virginianus isolate 20LAN1187 ecotype Illinois chromosome 17, Ovbor_1.2, whole genome shotgun sequence includes these proteins:
- the LOC110124849 gene encoding olfactory receptor 1A1, translating to MREDNQSSTFNFILLGVTGQQKQEDFFFLLFLFIYPITLIGNLLIILAIRSDARLHNPMYFLLANLSFVDIFFSSVTIPKMLANHLLGNKAISFGGCLTQMYFMIALGNTDSYILAAMAYDRAVAITHPLHYTTIMSPRTCVLLVIGSWVVGNGNALPHTLLTASLSFCGNQEVANFYCDITPLLKLSCSDIHFNVKMMYLGVGVFSVPLLCIVISYVRVFSTVLRVPSTKGVLKAFSTCGSHLTVVSLYYGTVMGMYFRPLTSYSLKDAVITVMYMAVTPMLNPFIYSLRNRDMKAALGKLFSRRIFSQSM from the coding sequence ATGAGAGAAGACAACCAGTCCTCTACCTTCAACTTCATCCTCCTGGGAGTTACTGGCCAGCAAAAACAGGAAGACTTCTTCTTCTTACTTTTTCTGTTCATTTACCCCATCACATTGATtggaaacctgctcatcatcTTGGCCATTCGCTCTGATGCTCGCCTCCACAACCCCATGTATTTTCTCCTTGCCAACCTCTCCTTTGTTGACATCTTCTTCTCCTCTGTAACCATCCCTAAGATGCTGGCCAACCACCTCCTGGGCAACAAAGCCATCTCCTTTGGAGGATGCCTAACACAGATGTACTTTATGATTGCCTTGGGTAACACAGATAGTTACATCCTGGCTGCTATGGCCTATGATCGAGCTGTGGCCATCACCCATCCACTTCATTACACAACAATTATGAGCCCACGGACCTGTGTCCTGCTAGTCATTGGGTCTTGGGTGGTTGGAAATGGCAATGCCCTCCCCCACACTCTGCTCACAGCTAGCCTGTCCTTCTGTGGAAACCAGGAAGTGGCCAACTTCTACTGTGACATTACCCCTTTGCTCAAGCTGTCCTGTTCTGACATCCACTTTAACGTGAAGATGATGTACCTGGGAGTTGGTGTCTTCTCTGTGCCATTACTGTGCATTGTCATCTCCTATGTTCGGGTCTTTTCCACAGTCTTACGGGTTCCCTCTACTAAAGGTGTGCTCAAAGCCTTCTCCACTTGTGGTTCCCACCTCACAGTTGTTTCTCTGTATTATGGGACAGTCATGGGCATGTATTTCCGCCCTCTGACTAGTTATAGCCTAAAGGATGCTGTGATAACTGTGATGTACATGGCGGTGACCCCAATGTTAAATCCTTTCATCTACAGTCTGAGGAATCGGGACATGAAGGCTGCCCTGGGGAAACTCTTCAGCAGGAGAATCTTCTCACAATCAATGTGA